The nucleotide window ATTTTATGCTCACATTCAGGCGCTTTGATTATCCGGATTTTTCCAACATAAGGGCTTATACGATAAGGATATTAAACATACTGTGTTATGTTACATACATTTGCGGACTAATTTGGCATTCGGCTAGCCATTACGGGGCCCCCAAACCCGGAGTTGAGGACTGATTTGGCTCCTGAGTACCGTTTTGAGTCCGCTGATCTCTTTCCTGAGGACTCCTTTGGCTCCTCTGCACCGTTTTGAGTCCGCAGTTCATGTTCGAAAGGACTTATCTGATACTAAACGGTTTTCTTTTTTCATGTCAGAAGGTGTTTTAAGGTAAATCAACACGCCTGACTCACGCTTTATCATTCAATCAGTTCAAGGACCATTAGAGTGTAACGTAAAATAATAAAGAGCCGACAATACATTCGAGCAAATATGAGCCAAGTAACCATCCTTATTAATCTCTATTCAAAAGGCGCGTCGGTGTACTTATCCAAACGCGCCTCAATTGCATTATTTATTGGAAATATTTTTGGTTCTACCCCAATCTTCTAATCCTCTTTTTTCTCTCCCCAACACTCGGTGTTTTTGATTTCCGGGTATTTTTCCACATTAAATTTCGGATCTTTTCCTTGTTTTCGTTGATCGGTGTAGTCATTGAGGACGGTGATTGCCGTTTTTGTTAAAGACAAGATAACAATAAGATGCACAATAGCCATTAACGCCATGAATAAATCGGCCATTGTCCAGACAAGCTCGATGGTAGCGATGCCGCCCGCGACCCCGAGAATGAGGAATGCGACACGGTAAATGGTTAGCAAATGACTATTCGGACGGACAAATTCGATATTTGTTTCCCCGTAATAATAAGCCCCGAGAACAGAGCTGTAGGCAAGGAAAAAAAGAGCGATCGCGACGAACGCGCTTGCCCATTCGCCGACATGATCACTCATAGCTGCTTGTGTAATCGCTGCACCTTCCTCTTCTGCGAGCAAATAATCACTGGATAGCAATATGAGCAAAGCCGTACAAGTACAGACAACGATGGTATCAATAAATACCCCAAGGGATTGTAGTAATCCTTGTTTGGCCGGGTGGGAAACATTTGCAGCCGCGGCAGCATTCGGGATACTCCCCCACCCTGCTTCGTTCGAAAGCAGCCCACGACGGGCTCCTTCCATAATCGCTGCACCGAATCCACCTCCAATCATCTCGGAAAGGCCGAATGCTTCATTCACAATTTGAGAAAGTACTGCTGGCACCATATCAATGTTAATGGCAATCACATAAAGAGCGATAACTATGTATGCAACGGCCATAAATGGAACGATCAACTGTGTAATTTTTACAAGCCGCTTAACTCCGCCAAAAATAATTAACGCAGTAATGACAGCTAAAATCAACGCAAAGATAAAACGATCCGTACCAAAGGCTGTTTCGAATGAATCAGTAATCGTATTCACATGTACCGCGTTCAAAATCATGCCGAACGTGAGTACAACGACTATAGCAAATAAGATGCTTAACCACCGTTTTCCCAATGCTTTTTCAATATAGTATGCGGGACCCCCACGATAACGGTCACCGTCTTTCACTTTGTAGAGTTGCCCCAAGGTACTCTCGATAAAACCTGTGGCCATCCCCACAGCTGCAATTACCCACATCCAAAAAACCGCGCCGGGACCGCCAACCGCGATCGCGAGAGCGACTCCGGTAATATTTCCGGTCCCTATACGTGCAGCCGCGCTAATCGTAAACGCTTGGAACGCGGAAACACCGGTGCTGTCACTCTTTTTTTCCGTGATGACGCGAAACATTTCCGGTAACAATCTAATTTGCAAAAAATTAGATCGAATTGTAAAATATAGCCCGGCGAGGATTAATAGACCAATCATTATGTATGTCCAGACAAAATCGTTCACCATGTCAACAATGCTTTCAAGAAAGGGAAGTTCTATTACAAATTCATTAAACATTCATGATGACTCCTTTCCCAACACGTTTATTCCAAAAAAATATACCTTTAAAAAGGAAGATGGTTACTCTTAAAAACCTTTTATATAAGCTATGAGATTTTACAACCTGAATAATTCACAGAAATCCATAGATTAGTGTCTAACCATTGTGCGCCAAGGAGTCTAGCAATTTTGAACGTTCATCTAATAAATGAAAAAAGAATCCTTTTCTGTTAGAGTTAAATTACCAAAAATAACCACAGAAAGGATTCTTCTAATGGCTACTTTATCGCAATCAACCCTTGATTTCAATCGTCAGATCAAATTATCCAATGACGGAGGCGCACTCTCCTCCGATACAGGAGAACTATTATTCAGAGAATTCGATGAAAAAATCGGCTTTTTCTCTACGTTGGACAAGCATCTAAACCTCAAAGATGAAAGGTTGTATCATGTTCACGCCAATGAAGCATTGCTTCGCCAAAAGGTTTATCAAATGATTGCCGGCTATGCCGAAGACGATGCAGCCGATCAATTGACCAATGACCCTGTCTTCACCCAAATCCTTGGCAAAGATGCTTTAGCTTCTCAGCCTAGTTTGTCACGCTTTTTTGAACGGTTTGATGCCGAGTCGATGGAACAGCTTCAACGAGCGAACCAGGAGCTCTTGGATAAAGTACACCGACATCGAGCGTCCGATGCATTGATCCTTGATTTGGATTCAACCCATGCAGATACATACGGTGATCAGGCATCATCGGCATTTAATGCCCATTACGGCACTGTTGGCTTTCACCCATTGGTTGCTTTTGATGGTGTCACCCGTGATTTTCTGAAGGCCAAGCTTCGTCCGGGCAATGTCTACACGTCGAATGGTGTGGTGGATTTTGTGAAACCCCTTATCACGCACTACAATCAGAAGTTTCCGGGGACGACGCCGTTCCTGCGTGGCGACAGTGGTTTTGCGGTTCCGGACCTGTACGAACTCTGTGAAGCCGAATCCGTCTATTACGTGATTCGATTAAAATCCAACCCCAACCTGCAGCGATTGGCTGATGAGCTCCATCCGTCCACGTTTCCATCCGATATGACAAAGACCGAATGTTACTTTGAAGAAACGGAGTATCAAGCGAAATCATGGGCGAAACCAAGAAAAGTGATTGTCCAATCCGTTCGTCCGGCAGGCGAATTGTTTTTCACGCATTCGTTCTTCGTTACAAGCCTTACAAGCGCCTTTACGCCCAAGGATATCGTCCGCTCTTACCAAAAGAGGGGAACCATGGAAAATTACATCAAGGAAGCGAAAAACGGCTTTGACCTGGACAGAATGAGTAGTCATTCTTTCGAGGCCAACGAAGCAAGGATGACCCTTAGTCTACTTGCTTATAACTTCACGAACTGGTTGCGCACCCTCTGTTTTCCGGAGGAACAGAAAAGCATGCAGATACAGACGATACGAACCCGAGTGATAAAGGTCGCAAGCAAATTGGTCAAATCAGGACGTTCCTTTTACTTTAAATTATCGTCCAGTTTTGTCTATCAAGCATTTTTCTGGAATGTGCTCCGACGTGTCCAAGCCTTAAAACTAGAGTGAGAAACAAAGATCGAATATGCCATATTTTTTAAAAGCCCATTTAAGACCAAGGGAGACGTATGTCCAAAAATCATGATTTTTCGGTGATGGTGGCTTAAATCCTGTCACTATGCTTAAATGATCACCGTATTTTTGTGATCGAAACAAAAATCCTTGGATTTGATATCAAATTATGCTCTCGCGTCGAGGTATGAATAATTCAGGTACAAGATACCAATTAAGATTTCAATTATTGATAAGGGAATCACCTATTTTTGAAAATGATCATTCTGCATCAGTGATTCTGATTTTCCGGAACAATAACATTAATGACAAAAATGTTCAATATTCTTTTGTGGCCTGTACCAAAGAACCTCCACATGGCACGCGAGGAATGGGAATCACATCCGATGTAATTCCCATTCCTCATTTTTTTAAATATTAATAATGATCATGTTCTTCAGCCGCCATTGCTATTTCTTTCGTTTCATGCACGGTGCCATATGGATGCTCGGGCGGGGCGTAGATCGAATAAAGTTTCAGTGGCTGATTCCCTATATTGGTGATATTGTGCCATTTGCCTGCAGGTACCATAATCGCATCATCAGCATATACGCTTCTTTTAAAATCCAATTGATCTTCACGATCACCCATTTGTACAAATCCTTGACCTGCTTCAATCCGTAAAAATTGATCATGGTCATGGTGAACTTCTAAACCGATGTCATCTCCCACATCGATACTCATCAACGTCACTTGCAAATGTTCTCCTGTCCATAAAGCGGTACGAAACGTTCGATTTTGTTTGGCAGCTTCTTCAATGTTAACGACAAACGGTTGTGAACCATGGTCTTTGGGGTGGGGGCTTTTTCCATTCCAATGTCTTGGAAGATTAGCTGGATGATTGATTGGTGCATACGCGTTATAAGCATAGGGATATACCGTTGGGAGTGGAATATAGTACAACTTGCTCATTCCCTTCATTACTTTAAAAGTAGCCTATGCAATTGTTTGGGGAATGTTCAAAAAAATGTCCGCTTCTTCATCGATAGTTGTTTCAGTTCCGACGACAAATCAGAAGCCCGGCAGTTCACCCAAAGCGATCCCTCTGAGTGCACCGGTATATCGCGTGCCAATGTTTATGAGCCTCCCTTATCCAGACAAAAAAATCAATAAAACACGACACCCATTGTTTCACATCAATAGGTGCCTTGTTAATCATCATTCCTCGTTGTTATCTAAATACAATACCGCCATCCGTGATGATGAATTGTCCAGTGATATGGTCAGCGTCATCGAATGCCAAGAAAGATACAAGATTTGCAACATCCTCAGCTTCTTGTGGCCTGCCTAATAGAATACCATCGGAGAATTCTTTGTGTGCATCTCCGCGTTCCATATAATCATAGTATTTTATCATTTCTTAGTCGATCCGATCCCACACAACACCGGGGCAATATGCGTTAAAGGGAATATCATAATGTATCTCTTTCTTAATCATGGTATGATGATAGTAATGTTTTTAGAAAACTTGGCTTTTCGTCAAGCTTTTATGGCGGAAAAACATAGTTGCACTTATGCAGGTAAGAAAGTTGATTTATACTTTCTTACCTGCCAAAAAAGGGGATTTTGTTTTACATATGAGTATGCGACGACCATTTACGTTTATATTCGTCCCATTTTTATTTTTATTCGCTTGCAGTAGTGATAATGAAGCTGCGGAAAACGCTTCAGAGGACCAGGATGAAGGTGAGGAAACATCTGAAAACGATATTCCCGCTGTGGAACTCGAACAAGAAGCGATTTTGCAAGCTGGACCGGGCGTTATAACGGGAGACTATCTATCACAGGAATACGAGATGGACGATTATGACGAGGTGGAGGAGGGTATCCTGGAAGATTTTGAAACGTACGCGACGGAACAAGCAGAAGCGTCAAACCCGGAGAAATGGTTGGCTGTGATGGTGCATACCCTCGGCGCCGATCATCAAGAGGTATTTGAGCCGATCGATACGTTCGATGTAACTTATGATGAATTCACGTTGCCGGATGGTCGCTCACTACAAGAACTGGAAGATGAAGAAATTGAAGAGGAAATGGAAAAAGACGTCAATGTCGCAATTCTCGTCGATGCAAGCGGCAGTATGAATGAGGAAGTCGACGGAGGCGTGAAAATGGATTTGGCAAAAGACGCCACTCAATCATTTGTCGATGATCTGCCTGAGGAAACGAACGTAATGCTCCAGGCTTATGGGCATGAAGGTGATAATACGAACGATGGAAAAGAAGAATCGTGTGCTGCGATTGAAAATGTTTATCCGTTATCCCCGCTGGATGAAGATGATTTCGATGAAGCATTGGAAAGCTTTGATGCTACCGGCTGGACACCCCTGGCCGATGCCATCACACAAGCAGGTGACGATTTACAAGAAGAGAGCGCTGAAAACGCCGATCATTTTATCTACGTCATCAGCGATGGCATTGAAACGTGTGACGGCGATCCGATTGCCGCGGCAGAAGACTTGGCGGATACAGGCATTGACTTTAATGTTCATATTCTCGGATTCGACATCCCCGACGATGAACATGAACAACTGGAAGACATTGCTGACGTCACCGACGGGGAATATTCCTCCGTCTATACAGAGCAAGAACTGGATGAAGCCGTGAATGAAACCTGGGCTGACGCGATCGGCACATCCCAATGGTTATGGTGGGCCGCAGGAAACATCACAGACTCGAACTTTGAATCTGTTGATTTCCATGCGGAGTTGAGGGATTTAGGGAGCGATGCCACCCAATTGCGAAGACAGGAAAACAGCCGCTTGCAGGCAGCAGCTCGCCAGCTCGAGGAAGAAAATTTGATTAATGATGAAGAAAGGGACGAACTCGACGCGCTCATTGATGAACGCGATGACTACATCAGCGAATTCGTGGATGACTCCTATGACGACATCCATCAAGAAATCATTGACGAGCGGGAGCGTGTTCAGGATATTATCAGGGACATACGCGACGAATATTCCGATTGGGATGGCTTTTGACGTCACAAGCCTGGCAAAGGCTTGGCGTGGTGATGCAATTGAAAAATTCGGCCATGGCGACCGAAAACCCGCAATCGATCGACTTTCGGACTTCATGATGCCGCTACCACCACCCACCCTCTTTTCCTTGCGACCGCCTTGCATCATGATACCTTTTTATTCTGGCGAAGGTTTGCAAACACGCAGGCGCGTCCATTAAGGTCGTATGACAAAAGACGCCCCGGGTCAATAAACATTCTTGTCATGCCCCCTGTTTCCCCGCCGAAAACTTATCACGATTTATCAAGATTTA belongs to Salicibibacter cibi and includes:
- a CDS encoding alanine/glycine:cation symporter family protein — protein: MFNEFVIELPFLESIVDMVNDFVWTYIMIGLLILAGLYFTIRSNFLQIRLLPEMFRVITEKKSDSTGVSAFQAFTISAAARIGTGNITGVALAIAVGGPGAVFWMWVIAAVGMATGFIESTLGQLYKVKDGDRYRGGPAYYIEKALGKRWLSILFAIVVVLTFGMILNAVHVNTITDSFETAFGTDRFIFALILAVITALIIFGGVKRLVKITQLIVPFMAVAYIVIALYVIAINIDMVPAVLSQIVNEAFGLSEMIGGGFGAAIMEGARRGLLSNEAGWGSIPNAAAAANVSHPAKQGLLQSLGVFIDTIVVCTCTALLILLSSDYLLAEEEGAAITQAAMSDHVGEWASAFVAIALFFLAYSSVLGAYYYGETNIEFVRPNSHLLTIYRVAFLILGVAGGIATIELVWTMADLFMALMAIVHLIVILSLTKTAITVLNDYTDQRKQGKDPKFNVEKYPEIKNTECWGEKKED
- a CDS encoding IS1380 family transposase, which encodes MATLSQSTLDFNRQIKLSNDGGALSSDTGELLFREFDEKIGFFSTLDKHLNLKDERLYHVHANEALLRQKVYQMIAGYAEDDAADQLTNDPVFTQILGKDALASQPSLSRFFERFDAESMEQLQRANQELLDKVHRHRASDALILDLDSTHADTYGDQASSAFNAHYGTVGFHPLVAFDGVTRDFLKAKLRPGNVYTSNGVVDFVKPLITHYNQKFPGTTPFLRGDSGFAVPDLYELCEAESVYYVIRLKSNPNLQRLADELHPSTFPSDMTKTECYFEETEYQAKSWAKPRKVIVQSVRPAGELFFTHSFFVTSLTSAFTPKDIVRSYQKRGTMENYIKEAKNGFDLDRMSSHSFEANEARMTLSLLAYNFTNWLRTLCFPEEQKSMQIQTIRTRVIKVASKLVKSGRSFYFKLSSSFVYQAFFWNVLRRVQALKLE
- a CDS encoding cupin domain-containing protein, whose product is MNHPANLPRHWNGKSPHPKDHGSQPFVVNIEEAAKQNRTFRTALWTGEHLQVTLMSIDVGDDIGLEVHHDHDQFLRIEAGQGFVQMGDREDQLDFKRSVYADDAIMVPAGKWHNITNIGNQPLKLYSIYAPPEHPYGTVHETKEIAMAAEEHDHY
- a CDS encoding VWA domain-containing protein, producing the protein MSMRRPFTFIFVPFLFLFACSSDNEAAENASEDQDEGEETSENDIPAVELEQEAILQAGPGVITGDYLSQEYEMDDYDEVEEGILEDFETYATEQAEASNPEKWLAVMVHTLGADHQEVFEPIDTFDVTYDEFTLPDGRSLQELEDEEIEEEMEKDVNVAILVDASGSMNEEVDGGVKMDLAKDATQSFVDDLPEETNVMLQAYGHEGDNTNDGKEESCAAIENVYPLSPLDEDDFDEALESFDATGWTPLADAITQAGDDLQEESAENADHFIYVISDGIETCDGDPIAAAEDLADTGIDFNVHILGFDIPDDEHEQLEDIADVTDGEYSSVYTEQELDEAVNETWADAIGTSQWLWWAAGNITDSNFESVDFHAELRDLGSDATQLRRQENSRLQAAARQLEEENLINDEERDELDALIDERDDYISEFVDDSYDDIHQEIIDERERVQDIIRDIRDEYSDWDGF